In Nymphaea colorata isolate Beijing-Zhang1983 chromosome 13, ASM883128v2, whole genome shotgun sequence, one DNA window encodes the following:
- the LOC116266550 gene encoding bidirectional sugar transporter SWEET1-like, which yields MEVLHFVFGIFGNATALFLFLAPAITFKRIIKSRSTEDFSGVPYVATLLNCLLSAWYGLPFVSPHNLLVSTINGAGVAIESVYVLLFLIFAVDRKARAKVGGLLCLVLLLFSAVALVSMLALHGQHRKIFCGFAATIFSICMYASPLSIMRLVIKTKSVEYMPFFLSLFVFLCGTSWFVYGLLGRDPFVAVPNGFGCGLGALQLILYAIYRDWSGDDRKKKVMNSNTNNAGGEGLKANATESAAAAVDADADADAEAMEMGYVKQESKPTNMVPSPRK from the exons ATGGAGGTTTTACATTTCGTCTTTGGAATTTTTG GGAATGCTactgctctctttcttttcttggcaCCAGC GATAACGTTCAAGAGGATCATAAAGAGTCGGTCGACGGAGGACTTTTCCGGCGTTCCGTACGTGGCGACGCTGCTCAACTGCCTCCTGTCGGCGTGGTACGGGCTTCCGTTCGTGTCGCCGCACAACCTGCTGGTGAGCACCATCAACGGCGCCGGCGTGGCCATCGAGTCGGTCTACGTGTTGCTCTTCCTCATCTTTGCCGTCGACAGGAAGGCGAGGGCGAAGGTGGGTGGGCTGCTCTGCCTGgtgcttcttctcttctccgCCGTCGCCCTCGTCTCGATGCTTGCCCTCCACGGCCAGCACCGCAAGATCTTCTGCGGTTTCGCCGCCACCATCTTCTCCATCTGCATGTACGCCTCCCCACTCTCCATCATG AGGTTGGTGATCAAGACGAAGAGTGTGGAGTACATGCCATTTTTCCTCTCCCTATTTGTCTTCCTCTGCGGCACTTCCTGGTTTGTCTACGGCCTTCTTGGTCGCGACCCCTTTGTCGCA GTCCCCAATGGGTTTGGGTGTGGGCTTGGAGCCCTGCAGTTGATCCTCTATGCCATCTACAGGGACTGGAGTGGTGAtgacaggaagaagaaggtgatGAACAGCAACACCAACAATGCAGGAGGAGAAGGCCTTAAGGCCAATGCCACAGAGAGTGCTGCCGCTGCTGTTGATGCTGATGCTGATGCTGATGCGGAAGCCATGGAAATGGGCTATGTCAAGCAAGAAAGTAAGCCTACCAACATGGTCCCTTCCCCCCGCAAGTGA